Genomic window (Pseudomonas xantholysinigenes):
CCTGGTACTGGCCTCGCCGGCGTTCAAGGTCAAGCTCTACGTGCCCTTCGCCCGGCCAGGGCTGAAACTGCTGAAGGCCTGGCGCGGCAACTTCTTCGTCAACAGCTACGTCAAGCCGCGGCTGTTGACCCATGACCCCGAACGGGTCATGTCGTACCTGGCCGACCCGCTGATCAGCCGGCCGATCTCGGTGACCATGCTGCTGGGCCTGTATGAGGCCGCCGATCGCGTGGTGGCCGACGCCCAGGCGATCCAGGTGCCGACACAACTGCTGATTTCCGGCGCCGACTTCGTGGTCAAGCGCAAGCCACAGGAGCAGTTCTTCGAACGCCTGGGCAGCGCCCGCAAGGAAAAACACATCCTCCCGGGCTTTTTCCACGACACCCTCGGCGAACGCAACCGCAGCCACGCCCTGGCGCGAATCAAGCGTTTCATCGAGCACTGTTTCGACGCGCCCATGCCGCTGCCCTCGCTACTGGACGCCGACAAGACCGGCGCCAGCTGCGCCGAGGCCGAAAGCCTGGCCGCGCCATTGCCACGCCACTCGCCGCGCGATCTCTACTGGCGCGCCACCCGCGCCAGCCTGCGCCTGGGCCAGGGGTTGTCCGCCGGGGTCAAGCTGGGCTTCGACACCGGCTTCGATTCCGGTTCGACCCTCGATTATGTCTACCGCAATACCCCCACGGGCAAAGGCCGGCTTGGCGAGCTGATCGACCAGAACTACCTCAACGCCATCGGCTGGCGCGGCATCCGCCAGCGCAAGCTGCACGTCGAGGAGCTGCTGCGCCTGGCCATCGCCGAGCTGCGCGAGCAACAGCGCCCGGTGCATATCGTCGATATCGCCGCCGGCCACGGCCGCTACATCCTCGAGGCCCTGCAGGGCCTCGAGCAACTGCCCGATTCGATCCTGCTGCGCGACTACAGCGAGCTGAACGTCGAGCAAGGCCGCGCGTTGATCGAGGCCAAGGGCCTGGGCCAGGTCGCCCGCTTTGTCCAGGGTGATGCGTTCGACCGCCAGAGCCTGGCCAGCCTCGATCCCCGCCCGAGCCTGGCCGTGGTCAGCGGCTTGTACGAACTGTTCGCCAGCAATGCGCTGGTAGGTAATTCGCTAGCCGGCCTGGCCGACGCGATAGAGGACGGCGGTTACCTGGTCTACACCGGACAGCCCTGGCACCCGCAACTGGAAATGATCGCCCGCGCCCTGACCAGCCACCGCGGTGGTCAAGCCTGGGTGATGCGCCGGCGCAGCCAGGCGGAGATGGACCAACTGGTCGAGGCCGCTGGTTTTCGCAAACTGGCCCAGCGCATCGACGAATGGGGCATCTTCAGCGTCAGCCTGGCGCAGCGGGTAGGTTGATGGCCCGTGAAGCCGGACTGATTCGCCGGGGCATCCTGTGGCTGTTGCTGCTGGGGCCGTTCTTCTTCCTCAGTTATGGCCTGGCCAATACCTATACCGCCGGACGCGACGATATCGGCAGCCTGGTGTTCGCCTGGGAACGGCACATGCCGCTATGGCCGTGGACGATCATCCCGTACTGGTCGATCGACCTGCTCTACGGCTTGTCGTTCCTGTTGCCGCGCACACGCCAGGAGATGGACCGCCATGCCCTGGCGTTGCTCTACGCACAACTGATCTGTGTCGCCTGCTTCCTACTGTGGCCGCTGCGCTTCACCTTCGAGCGGCCCGAGCTGTCCGGGCTGTTCGGCTGGTTGTTCGATGTGCTGATGGGTTTCGACAAGCCCTACAACCAGGCGCCGTCGTTGCATATCGCGCTGTTGGTGATCATCTGGACGATGTTCGCCCGGCATGTGCGCCAGCCGCTGTGGCGAGGATTGACGCACCTGTGGATGGGCCTGATTGGCTTGTCGGTGCTAACCACCTGGCAGCACCACTTCATCGACCTGCCGACCGGGGCACTGGCCGGTTTCGTCTGCCTGTGGTTGTGGCCACGGCAGGGGGCGCTGCCTTGGCAGGCAGCGCGGATCGCTCGCGACCCAAAGCGCTGGCGGCTGACACTACGTTACGGGCTGGGGGCCATGCTGCTCGCGTTGATCGCGTGCAAACTCGGGCATGCGGCCTTGTGGTTGCTGTGGCCCGCCCTCTCGCTGCTGCTGGTAGGGATGAACTACGCCGTATTCGGGGCAGCGGGCTTTCAGAAGGACGCAGATGGCCGGCTGTCCATTGCCGCGACTTGCTTGCTGGCGCCCTATCTGCTGGCCGCCTGGGTAAACTCGCGGCTGTGGACCTGGCGACATCCCCAGCCGGATGAAGTGTGTGACGGCGTGCACCTCGGGCGCCTGCCCGGGCGCAGCGAAGCCTCGTCGTTCGTCAGCATCGTCGACTTGTGCGCCGAACTGCCGGCGCCCCCGTTGCCACGCCATTACCACAACCTGCCAACACTCGACCTGATCGCCCCCGACAGCCAATTGCTGGCACAAGCCGCCAGGGCCATCGAAGACATGCGCCAACATGGCCCACTGCTGGTCTGCTGCGCCCTGGGCTACTCCCGCAGTGCCAGCGCGGTGGCCGCCTGGCTGCTGCTCAGTGGCCGCTGCAACAATGTTGAACAGGCCGAAGCGCTGATTCGTAACGCCCGCCCCGGCGTGGTCCTGCACCCGGCCCATCGCCTCGCTCTGCAACAACTGGAAGCCCACCCATGAACCTGCATGTCGTCGCCAGCCTGCTCGCGCGCGGTCGCCAGCTGGAACGCCTGTCAGATGGCATCACCCTACTGGCCTTGGCTTGCAGCCTCGCACCGCTGCTGGGCCTCCCCCTGCATCCGCTCGCCCATTTGCTCTGCGCGGCTTTGCTGCTGATCGGCCTGGCGCACAAGTACTGGGCCATCCGTGTCGCCCTGGATGCCGAGCTGTTCGCGCGCCTCGGCGCCAGCAGCGACCTGCCCGCCGACACCCAGGCCCTGGACCATGCGTTGGTCGAGCTGCGCCTGAAACCCAGCGCCAGCGATGCCCGCGACTGGCCGACGCGCAGCCAGGGTGCCTTGGCCCTGCTGCGGCGCCAGGCGCTGTGCCTCACGGTACAAGTCGTGCTCGCACTCATTCTTCCTTTCACCGGATAAGACCGCCGCCATGCTCGCCAGCCTGACCGCCTTCGTCATCACTTCCGCCGCCCGCCTGATCACCGGCGCCCGCGCCCTGTGGCTGGGCTGCACGCCACAACCGGTGCAACGGTTGTACTTCGCCAACCACAGCAGCCATGGCGACTTCGTGCTGCTCTGGGCCTCGCTGCCCGAGGGCCTGCGCCGCCGCACCCGCCCGGTGGCCGGGGCCGACTACTGGTGCAAGCCGGGGATCCGCGACTTCCTGATCCGCCAGGTGTTCAACGGCGTGCTGATCGACCGCCAGCACAGCGCCGGCGAGGGCAACCCACTGCAACCGGTACTCGATGCATTTGCCCAGGGCGACTCGTTGATCTTCTTCCCGGAGGGCACCCGCAACCTGACCGACGAGGCGCTGCTGCCGTTCAAGAGCGGCCTGTTCCACCTGGCCTCGGCCAACCCGCA
Coding sequences:
- a CDS encoding phosphatase PAP2/dual specificity phosphatase family protein, which gives rise to MAREAGLIRRGILWLLLLGPFFFLSYGLANTYTAGRDDIGSLVFAWERHMPLWPWTIIPYWSIDLLYGLSFLLPRTRQEMDRHALALLYAQLICVACFLLWPLRFTFERPELSGLFGWLFDVLMGFDKPYNQAPSLHIALLVIIWTMFARHVRQPLWRGLTHLWMGLIGLSVLTTWQHHFIDLPTGALAGFVCLWLWPRQGALPWQAARIARDPKRWRLTLRYGLGAMLLALIACKLGHAALWLLWPALSLLLVGMNYAVFGAAGFQKDADGRLSIAATCLLAPYLLAAWVNSRLWTWRHPQPDEVCDGVHLGRLPGRSEASSFVSIVDLCAELPAPPLPRHYHNLPTLDLIAPDSQLLAQAARAIEDMRQHGPLLVCCALGYSRSASAVAAWLLLSGRCNNVEQAEALIRNARPGVVLHPAHRLALQQLEAHP
- a CDS encoding lysophospholipid acyltransferase family protein, yielding MLASLTAFVITSAARLITGARALWLGCTPQPVQRLYFANHSSHGDFVLLWASLPEGLRRRTRPVAGADYWCKPGIRDFLIRQVFNGVLIDRQHSAGEGNPLQPVLDAFAQGDSLIFFPEGTRNLTDEALLPFKSGLFHLASANPQVELVPVWIANLNRVMPKGRALPLPLLCTLSFGEPLHLEPDESKHAFLERARQALLNLAPKEA
- a CDS encoding bifunctional alpha/beta hydrolase/class I SAM-dependent methyltransferase produces the protein MRQAQSLHFSTHDGVELHYRHWPATSNAYSPRRALVMFHRGHEHGGRLAHLADELDLPGYDIFAWDARGHGQSPGARGDSPGFATSVRDVQTFIEHIQARHGIAEADIAVLAQSVGAVLVATWAHDYAPKVRCLVLASPAFKVKLYVPFARPGLKLLKAWRGNFFVNSYVKPRLLTHDPERVMSYLADPLISRPISVTMLLGLYEAADRVVADAQAIQVPTQLLISGADFVVKRKPQEQFFERLGSARKEKHILPGFFHDTLGERNRSHALARIKRFIEHCFDAPMPLPSLLDADKTGASCAEAESLAAPLPRHSPRDLYWRATRASLRLGQGLSAGVKLGFDTGFDSGSTLDYVYRNTPTGKGRLGELIDQNYLNAIGWRGIRQRKLHVEELLRLAIAELREQQRPVHIVDIAAGHGRYILEALQGLEQLPDSILLRDYSELNVEQGRALIEAKGLGQVARFVQGDAFDRQSLASLDPRPSLAVVSGLYELFASNALVGNSLAGLADAIEDGGYLVYTGQPWHPQLEMIARALTSHRGGQAWVMRRRSQAEMDQLVEAAGFRKLAQRIDEWGIFSVSLAQRVG